Proteins co-encoded in one Aquincola tertiaricarbonis genomic window:
- a CDS encoding PEP-CTERM sorting domain-containing protein (PEP-CTERM proteins occur, often in large numbers, in the proteomes of bacteria that also encode an exosortase, a predicted intramembrane cysteine proteinase. The presence of a PEP-CTERM domain at a protein's C-terminus predicts cleavage within the sorting domain, followed by covalent anchoring to some some component of the (usually Gram-negative) cell surface. Many PEP-CTERM proteins exhibit an unusual sequence composition that includes large numbers of potential glycosylation sites. Expression of one such protein has been shown restore the ability of a bacterium to form floc, a type of biofilm.), translating into MQRFLRPLSAVLLCLLGGMAQAAGPSSTGLAADGTPLSPGAVDAHYTVTGGDLTDAPTYVAQNPAGYPGYWPKNDDLSGWITPALTGNGDAAGQPDFIFTYTTRFDLTGYDASTARIDGQLAVDDSLRAVLLNGQDIGFTANGYSSFKSFAITGGFAAGVNTLSFVTRNDNGGPTGLRVELASTLVPVPEPAAALLMAGGCAVLLLRRRLAARTTA; encoded by the coding sequence ATGCAACGCTTCCTACGGCCTTTGAGCGCGGTCCTGCTGTGCCTGCTGGGCGGCATGGCCCAGGCTGCCGGCCCGTCGTCCACCGGCCTGGCCGCCGATGGCACGCCGCTGTCCCCGGGCGCCGTCGACGCGCACTACACCGTGACCGGCGGCGATCTGACCGACGCGCCGACCTACGTCGCGCAGAACCCCGCCGGCTACCCGGGCTACTGGCCGAAGAACGACGACCTGTCGGGCTGGATCACGCCGGCGCTGACCGGCAACGGTGATGCTGCCGGCCAACCGGACTTCATCTTCACCTACACCACCCGATTCGACCTGACCGGCTACGACGCCAGCACCGCCCGCATTGACGGCCAGTTGGCGGTGGACGACAGCCTGCGGGCCGTCCTGCTGAACGGCCAGGACATCGGCTTCACGGCCAACGGCTACAGCAGCTTCAAAAGCTTCGCCATCACCGGCGGCTTTGCCGCGGGGGTGAACACCCTCAGCTTCGTGACGCGCAACGACAACGGCGGCCCCACCGGCCTGCGGGTCGAGCTGGCCAGCACCTTGGTGCCGGTGCCCGAGCCGGCCGCCGCGCTGCTGATGGCCGGTGGCTGCGCGGTGCTGCTGCTGCGCCGCCGCCTGGCTGCCCGCACCACGGCTTGA
- a CDS encoding M20 aminoacylase family protein codes for MSLAALPATADDVADLLPDLVALRRDLHAHPELAFAEHRTAGLVAQQLRLLGLQVHEGLAGTGVVGTLRCGSSPRSVGLRADMDALPMLALGSQPWKSCHAGAHHGCGHDGHTSMLLGAARQLARTRRFDGTVHFIFQPAEEGQGGARVMVEQGLFERFPCDAVYALHNWPELPLGQAQTRPGPIMAAADRFDITLRGQGGHAAQPHRTPDALLAASALVMQLNTIVARRIDPAESAVLSVTRVEGGHSHNVLPAEVRITGTVRSFDAVSQDRIEAALRDVAAGVALGHGVQAEVNYLRYYPATLNTEAEAALALQAAEAIGLQASVAPRPAFTSEDFAFMLQRRPGAYLWLGQGRAPGDTRPSHPLHHPHYDFNDEALPLGVRWFTKVAERALGGAAR; via the coding sequence TTGAGCCTGGCCGCGCTGCCGGCCACGGCCGACGACGTCGCCGACCTGCTGCCCGACCTGGTGGCGCTGCGGCGCGACCTGCATGCCCACCCCGAACTGGCGTTCGCGGAGCACCGCACCGCCGGCCTGGTGGCGCAGCAATTGCGCTTGCTGGGCCTGCAGGTGCATGAAGGGCTCGCGGGTACCGGTGTGGTGGGCACGCTGCGTTGCGGCAGCAGCCCGCGCAGCGTGGGCCTGCGCGCCGACATGGATGCGCTGCCGATGCTGGCGCTGGGCAGCCAGCCCTGGAAGAGCTGCCATGCCGGTGCGCACCATGGCTGCGGCCATGACGGTCACACCAGCATGCTGCTCGGTGCGGCACGGCAACTGGCGCGCACCCGCCGCTTCGACGGCACGGTGCACTTCATCTTCCAGCCCGCCGAAGAAGGGCAGGGCGGCGCGCGCGTGATGGTGGAGCAGGGCCTGTTCGAGCGCTTTCCGTGCGACGCGGTCTATGCGCTGCACAACTGGCCCGAGCTGCCGCTGGGCCAGGCGCAGACGCGGCCCGGCCCCATCATGGCGGCGGCCGATCGCTTCGACATCACGCTGCGCGGCCAGGGCGGCCATGCGGCCCAGCCGCACCGCACGCCCGATGCGCTGCTGGCCGCCAGCGCGCTGGTGATGCAGCTCAACACCATCGTGGCGCGGCGCATCGACCCGGCCGAATCCGCGGTGCTGTCGGTCACGCGCGTGGAAGGCGGCCACAGCCACAACGTGCTGCCGGCCGAGGTGCGCATCACCGGCACCGTGCGCAGCTTCGACGCGGTGTCGCAGGACCGCATCGAGGCCGCGCTGCGCGACGTGGCGGCCGGCGTGGCGCTGGGCCACGGCGTGCAGGCCGAGGTGAACTACCTGCGCTACTACCCGGCCACGCTCAACACCGAGGCCGAAGCGGCGCTGGCGCTGCAGGCGGCCGAGGCCATCGGCCTGCAGGCCAGCGTGGCGCCGCGTCCGGCCTTCACGTCCGAAGACTTCGCTTTCATGCTGCAGCGCCGGCCCGGCGCCTACCTGTGGCTGGGCCAGGGCCGTGCACCCGGCGACACCCGCCCCAGCCATCCGCTGCACCACCCCCATTACGACTTCAACGACGAGGCCCTGCCGCTGGGCGTGCGCTGGTTCACCAAGGTGGCCGAGCGGGCGCTGGGCGGTGCGGCCCGATGA
- a CDS encoding (2Fe-2S)-binding protein has protein sequence MSALPPRFIRLAETDRPPITLLVDGQPVQALAGDTLLVAVLSQGRRLRDSEFGDGPRAGFCLMGACQDCWVWTPAGERLRACSTVAEGGMAILTRPPRGQWPMTPDLQATLARRPAGVPQ, from the coding sequence ATGTCCGCCCTACCGCCCCGCTTTATCCGGCTGGCCGAAACCGACCGGCCGCCGATCACCCTGCTGGTGGATGGCCAGCCCGTGCAGGCCCTGGCCGGCGACACCTTGCTGGTGGCCGTGCTCAGCCAGGGGCGGCGGCTGCGCGACAGCGAATTCGGCGATGGCCCGCGTGCCGGCTTCTGCCTGATGGGCGCCTGCCAGGACTGCTGGGTGTGGACCCCGGCCGGCGAGCGGCTGCGCGCCTGCTCCACCGTGGCCGAGGGCGGCATGGCCATCCTGACCCGCCCGCCCCGTGGCCAGTGGCCGATGACGCCCGACCTGCAGGCCACGCTGGCGCGCCGGCCTGCTGGGGTGCCGCAGTGA
- a CDS encoding cupin domain-containing protein, which produces MTTSTITTTPRGITVLHQTAQLGGFEDQGTPARPLSQPPCRLSGIDVPLPGAEGHGTGVWQCEPGRFERQLAQAEVMHILAGACRFTPTEGQPIEIRAGDTLFFPAHTTGVWEVTETLRKVFVVFKPA; this is translated from the coding sequence ATGACCACTTCCACGATCACCACCACCCCGCGCGGCATCACCGTGCTGCACCAGACCGCCCAGCTGGGCGGCTTCGAAGACCAGGGCACACCGGCCCGCCCGCTGAGCCAGCCGCCGTGCCGGCTCAGCGGCATCGACGTGCCGCTGCCCGGCGCCGAGGGCCATGGCACCGGCGTCTGGCAATGCGAGCCGGGCCGCTTCGAGCGCCAGCTGGCCCAGGCTGAGGTCATGCACATCCTGGCCGGCGCCTGCCGCTTCACGCCCACCGAGGGCCAGCCCATCGAGATCCGAGCGGGCGACACTTTGTTTTTCCCGGCCCACACGACCGGTGTCTGGGAAGTCACCGAAACGCTGCGCAAGGTGTTCGTGGTGTTCAAGCCGGCCTGA
- a CDS encoding alpha/beta hydrolase, translating to MPTTPIDLTHRGRTLRGTRHGPQASRGTVLFAHGFSDSRIGPGRLIVDFARALADEGFAVLAFDRAGHGESDGSFFDVNVPDELDQLAVMAGTVDGPVHLVGHSLGGMEVATLAGRQPHKVASLTLWAPAAASADEVAQGKILGRPVGPADNAYPFDVNGQALGPSFAQGYDAYDPFEGLSAYTGPVHLHHGESDEAVPVAYAHRYAQLWPQAELTLYPGTDHVWSKLPARQALILASVRQIVRTAKE from the coding sequence TTGCCGACGACGCCGATCGACCTCACGCACCGGGGGCGCACGCTGCGCGGCACGCGCCATGGGCCGCAGGCCAGCCGCGGCACGGTGCTGTTCGCCCATGGCTTTTCAGACAGCCGCATCGGACCCGGCCGGCTCATCGTCGACTTCGCGCGGGCGCTGGCCGACGAGGGCTTTGCCGTCCTGGCCTTCGACCGCGCCGGCCATGGCGAAAGCGACGGCAGTTTCTTCGACGTCAACGTGCCCGACGAGCTCGACCAGCTGGCCGTGATGGCCGGCACCGTCGACGGCCCGGTGCATCTGGTGGGGCATTCGCTGGGCGGCATGGAGGTCGCGACCCTGGCGGGCAGGCAGCCCCACAAGGTCGCCAGCCTGACGCTGTGGGCCCCTGCGGCCGCCAGTGCCGACGAGGTGGCCCAGGGCAAGATCCTGGGCAGGCCGGTGGGGCCGGCCGACAACGCCTATCCGTTCGACGTCAACGGCCAGGCGCTGGGCCCTTCGTTCGCCCAAGGCTATGACGCCTACGACCCCTTCGAGGGTCTGTCGGCGTACACGGGGCCGGTTCATCTGCACCACGGCGAGTCGGACGAGGCCGTGCCGGTGGCCTATGCGCACCGCTATGCGCAGCTGTGGCCGCAGGCCGAGCTGACGCTCTATCCCGGCACCGACCATGTGTGGTCGAAGCTGCCGGCCCGCCAGGCCTTGATCCTGGCCAGCGTGCGTCAGATCGTGCGGACGGCTAAGGAGTAG
- a CDS encoding Lrp/AsnC family transcriptional regulator encodes MSETLKVDRLDLRILAQLQKNGRMTNVDLADAVGLSPSPCLIRVKRLEQAGYISGYGAQLRLEKLGDTLTVFTEVTLADHHREDFIRFEAAIRDVDEILECHLVSGGYDYLLKFMTRGVNHYQEVIEGLLERNIGIEKYFSYIVIKSPFIKTHYPIERLFPHQR; translated from the coding sequence ATGTCTGAAACCCTCAAGGTCGACCGCCTCGACCTTCGCATCCTGGCCCAGCTGCAGAAGAACGGCCGCATGACCAACGTCGACCTGGCCGACGCGGTGGGCCTGTCGCCCAGCCCCTGCCTGATCCGCGTCAAGCGGCTGGAGCAGGCGGGCTACATCAGCGGCTATGGCGCCCAGCTGCGGCTGGAGAAGCTGGGCGACACGCTGACGGTGTTCACCGAGGTGACGCTGGCCGACCACCACCGCGAGGACTTCATCCGCTTCGAGGCCGCGATCCGCGACGTCGACGAGATCCTGGAGTGCCACCTGGTGAGCGGCGGCTACGACTACCTGCTGAAGTTCATGACCCGCGGCGTCAACCACTACCAGGAAGTGATCGAAGGCCTGCTCGAACGCAACATCGGCATCGAGAAGTACTTCAGCTACATCGTCATCAAGTCGCCGTTCATCAAGACCCATTACCCGATCGAACGGCTGTTCCCCCACCAGCGCTGA
- a CDS encoding FAD/NAD(P)-dependent oxidoreductase, with protein sequence MTAPRIVIVGTGPAGVRAAQAVVAAGLRPIVIDEGRRDGGQIYRRQPEGFQRPYAKLYGSEAAKAQALHQDFDALRTQVDYRSETLAWNLTGVAEQPALHVVHRGEPKELPYDALLVCSGATDRLMPVEGWHRAGCYSLGAAQIALKAQACAIGGRVVFLGSGPLLYLVASQYEQAGAHVEAVLDTAPAMKPLAALRGLLARPALAWRGLGLIRGLRRAGVTVLQGVQPLRIEGSDAMGAEAVVVRDAHGTVRRFECDAVGMGWHLRAETQLADLARCDFHFEPVSRQWLPRIDEDGRSSTRGVYLAGDGVRILGADGAEAAGRLAALAALSDLGHARGQALHAAEAPALRRTLAQMDRFRDGLARAFPWPHEQAAQLPDDAVVCRCEAVTAGELRRCVTEMGSQEVNRAKAFSRVGMGRCQGRFCGHASAEIVAQASGVPVQLVGRLRSQAPVKPLMMNTAEVKA encoded by the coding sequence GTGACGGCGCCCCGCATCGTCATTGTCGGCACCGGGCCTGCAGGCGTGCGTGCCGCTCAAGCCGTGGTGGCCGCAGGCCTGCGGCCCATCGTCATCGACGAAGGCCGGCGCGACGGCGGCCAGATCTACCGCCGCCAGCCCGAAGGCTTCCAGCGGCCCTATGCCAAGTTGTACGGCAGCGAAGCCGCCAAGGCCCAGGCCCTGCACCAGGACTTCGACGCGCTGCGCACCCAGGTGGACTACCGCAGCGAAACGCTCGCCTGGAACCTCACCGGAGTGGCCGAGCAGCCGGCGCTGCATGTGGTGCACCGGGGTGAGCCGAAAGAGCTGCCCTACGACGCGCTGCTGGTGTGCAGCGGTGCCACCGACCGGCTGATGCCGGTGGAAGGCTGGCACCGCGCCGGCTGCTACAGCCTGGGCGCGGCGCAGATCGCGCTCAAGGCCCAGGCCTGCGCCATCGGCGGCCGCGTGGTGTTCCTCGGCAGCGGTCCGTTGCTGTACCTGGTGGCCTCGCAGTACGAGCAGGCCGGCGCGCATGTGGAAGCGGTGCTGGACACCGCACCGGCGATGAAGCCGCTGGCCGCGCTGCGCGGCCTGCTGGCACGGCCGGCGCTGGCCTGGCGCGGCCTGGGGCTGATCCGCGGCCTGCGGCGGGCCGGCGTCACCGTGCTGCAGGGCGTGCAGCCGCTGCGCATCGAAGGCAGCGACGCGATGGGCGCCGAGGCCGTGGTGGTGCGCGATGCCCACGGCACCGTGCGCCGCTTCGAGTGCGACGCGGTGGGCATGGGCTGGCACCTGCGGGCCGAAACCCAGCTGGCCGACCTGGCGCGCTGCGACTTCCACTTCGAGCCGGTGAGCCGGCAATGGCTGCCGCGCATCGACGAAGACGGCCGCAGCAGCACCCGCGGCGTGTACCTGGCCGGTGACGGCGTGCGCATCCTGGGCGCCGATGGGGCCGAGGCCGCGGGCCGGCTGGCGGCGCTGGCCGCGCTGAGCGACCTGGGCCATGCACGCGGCCAGGCGCTGCATGCGGCCGAGGCGCCTGCGCTGCGCCGCACGCTGGCGCAGATGGACCGTTTCCGCGACGGGCTGGCGCGGGCCTTTCCGTGGCCGCATGAGCAGGCTGCGCAGCTGCCCGACGACGCCGTGGTGTGCCGCTGCGAAGCCGTCACCGCCGGCGAGCTGCGCCGCTGCGTCACCGAGATGGGCAGCCAGGAAGTCAACCGCGCCAAGGCCTTCAGCCGCGTGGGCATGGGCCGCTGCCAGGGCCGCTTCTGCGGCCATGCCTCGGCCGAGATCGTGGCCCAGGCCAGCGGCGTGCCAGTGCAGCTGGTGGGCCGGCTGCGCTCGCAGGCACCGGTCAAGCCGCTGATGATGAACACCGCCGAGGTGAAGGCATGA
- a CDS encoding ATP-binding protein, producing the protein MLAPVATLQLAAAPALCWPDGRRMALAPRDALLLTWLAIEGATPRSRLALLLWPLADAAAARNVLRQRLFQLRRQLGLAVVEGQAVLSLAAGIGHDLAAADDVLAGLDPGTGGEIDGWLAQQRHDRRARMRQALAELADMAEAARDWDGARLHVREMLALDALSEDAHRRLIRLHYLAGDRAAALRAFDDCEQVLKHELGARPSAETLALLRTLEAARPAALQALPAAVLRPPRLVGREAELQALRSTATTLGHVLLLRGEAGLGKSRLIADLADELGPAMLVVCARPGDAGVPHALLARWLRAWLQRPGAVLAPGEQAVLARVLPELGTPPRADQRDRLALVLQALLTRAPGLQALALDDLQFADAASLSLLLPLAGADGPAWVLAQRPAELPDAAQPVLDRLRASSRCSVIDLVPLDIGAVTALLADVDLPGLAMPEQAHSLWRHTGGNPLFLLETLKLAQASQQAPGAPWPQAGSLLRHVQQRLDRLDPLARKLVRCAAVAGQDFDAALAATVLGLHPLDLADAWTALEAAHVLRDGCFAHDLIAEAALASVPAALAPPLHAEIAQALEARGGVPARVADHWLAAGMPARAVPALLAAGRHALAAWQPQVAALCFEQAASLQEAAGQRAAAFETLLRACSVLSEHGDDPRLRPWLERLAALAVDDGQRAALACSQCFVQAVDGDDVGARRLAAEALDLARCAGRVDAEVELLWSLTVLHWDNREPATAARHAEAALPRLAHMPADSPLVDTDRARFRLLHALGLVHGATGRYAESDARLAEALQAAQAMQARHLAEGVAATLAMNALEQGDLARAQPWAARTLEDDDRDGVAANVRAIGLAAASTVQAVAGALGSALALSERAVALCSQGRLRFEPSAWRRHAGLLHELGRRDLALQGLRALQRRSGLSAADQAATAAALLGLGVGAGTAAHRRAAASIIEQVAAFDDFPLRARLLAAAQPGCEPALILPVLAATAETARDQGAHGLWLSVQARRVAALRAAGRADEAAEQARLAWTDLAAGRQAMDPWPRVAAELSAALHASAPELAQTLAERTLAWMQQAAASLPPAWQATYLGRAPALQVLPLRPALALPPAAPQRC; encoded by the coding sequence ATGTTGGCGCCTGTCGCAACGCTCCAGCTGGCCGCCGCGCCAGCCCTCTGCTGGCCCGATGGCCGTCGCATGGCGCTGGCCCCGCGCGATGCCCTGCTGCTGACCTGGCTGGCCATCGAAGGCGCCACGCCCCGCAGCCGCCTCGCCCTGCTGCTGTGGCCGCTGGCCGATGCCGCCGCCGCCCGCAATGTGCTGCGCCAGCGCTTGTTCCAGTTGCGCCGGCAGCTTGGTCTGGCGGTGGTGGAAGGCCAGGCCGTTCTGAGCCTGGCTGCCGGCATCGGCCATGACCTGGCCGCTGCCGACGACGTGCTGGCCGGCCTGGACCCCGGCACGGGCGGTGAGATCGACGGCTGGCTGGCCCAGCAGCGCCATGACAGGCGCGCCCGCATGCGCCAGGCCCTGGCCGAGCTGGCCGACATGGCCGAGGCCGCCCGCGACTGGGACGGCGCCCGCCTCCACGTCCGCGAAATGCTGGCGCTGGACGCGCTGTCCGAGGACGCTCACCGTCGGTTGATCCGCCTTCACTATCTGGCCGGCGACCGTGCCGCAGCGCTGCGTGCTTTTGACGATTGCGAGCAGGTGCTCAAGCATGAGCTCGGCGCCCGGCCCAGCGCCGAGACGCTGGCCCTGCTGCGCACGCTGGAGGCAGCCCGCCCTGCCGCCCTGCAGGCGCTGCCGGCTGCGGTGCTGCGACCGCCGCGACTGGTAGGCCGTGAGGCCGAGCTGCAGGCGCTGCGCTCCACGGCCACGACGCTGGGCCACGTGCTGCTGCTGCGGGGCGAGGCCGGGCTGGGCAAGTCGCGGCTCATCGCCGATCTGGCCGATGAACTGGGCCCGGCCATGCTGGTGGTGTGCGCCCGCCCCGGCGATGCCGGCGTGCCCCATGCGCTGCTGGCACGCTGGCTGCGGGCCTGGCTGCAGCGCCCGGGCGCCGTGCTGGCGCCAGGCGAACAGGCGGTGCTGGCCCGCGTGCTGCCCGAGCTGGGCACGCCGCCGCGGGCCGACCAGCGCGACCGCCTGGCCCTGGTGCTGCAGGCGCTGTTGACGCGGGCGCCCGGCCTGCAGGCCCTGGCGCTGGACGATCTGCAGTTCGCCGACGCCGCCAGCCTGAGCCTGCTGCTGCCCTTGGCCGGTGCCGACGGCCCGGCCTGGGTGCTGGCCCAACGCCCGGCCGAGCTGCCGGATGCGGCCCAACCCGTGCTGGACCGGCTGCGCGCCAGCAGCCGATGCAGCGTGATCGACCTGGTGCCGCTGGACATCGGCGCTGTCACGGCGCTGCTGGCCGATGTGGACCTGCCCGGTCTGGCCATGCCGGAGCAGGCCCACAGCCTGTGGCGCCACACCGGCGGCAACCCGTTGTTCCTGCTGGAGACGCTGAAGCTGGCCCAGGCCAGTCAGCAGGCGCCGGGCGCGCCCTGGCCACAGGCCGGCAGCCTGCTGCGCCACGTCCAGCAGCGGCTGGATCGTCTGGACCCGCTGGCCCGCAAGCTGGTTCGCTGCGCCGCCGTGGCCGGCCAGGACTTCGACGCGGCGCTGGCCGCCACGGTGCTGGGCTTGCATCCGCTGGATCTGGCCGATGCCTGGACGGCGCTGGAAGCGGCCCATGTGCTGCGCGACGGCTGCTTCGCCCATGACCTGATCGCCGAGGCCGCCCTGGCCTCGGTGCCGGCGGCGCTGGCGCCGCCGCTGCATGCCGAGATTGCGCAGGCACTGGAGGCCCGTGGCGGCGTGCCGGCACGGGTGGCGGACCACTGGCTGGCCGCCGGCATGCCGGCGCGGGCGGTGCCGGCCCTGCTGGCCGCCGGCCGGCATGCCCTCGCGGCCTGGCAGCCGCAGGTGGCGGCTCTCTGCTTCGAGCAGGCGGCCAGCCTGCAAGAGGCCGCCGGGCAGCGCGCTGCCGCCTTCGAGACGCTGCTGCGGGCCTGTTCGGTGCTGTCCGAGCATGGCGACGACCCGCGACTGAGGCCCTGGCTGGAACGGTTGGCCGCGCTGGCCGTTGACGACGGGCAGCGCGCTGCGCTGGCCTGCTCGCAGTGTTTCGTGCAGGCGGTGGACGGCGACGACGTGGGCGCCCGCCGCCTGGCCGCCGAGGCGCTGGACCTGGCCCGCTGCGCCGGCCGCGTCGATGCCGAGGTGGAGTTGTTGTGGAGCCTGACCGTGCTCCACTGGGACAACCGGGAACCCGCGACCGCCGCCCGCCATGCAGAGGCCGCTCTGCCGCGCCTGGCGCACATGCCGGCCGACAGCCCGCTGGTGGACACCGACCGCGCCCGCTTTCGCCTGTTGCATGCGCTGGGCCTGGTGCACGGGGCCACCGGCCGTTACGCCGAATCCGACGCCCGGCTGGCCGAGGCCTTGCAGGCCGCGCAGGCCATGCAGGCCCGCCACCTGGCCGAAGGCGTGGCCGCCACGCTGGCGATGAATGCACTGGAGCAGGGCGATCTGGCGCGTGCCCAGCCCTGGGCGGCACGGACCCTGGAGGACGACGACCGCGACGGTGTGGCCGCCAACGTCCGCGCCATCGGCCTGGCGGCGGCATCGACGGTGCAGGCCGTGGCCGGTGCGCTGGGCAGCGCGCTGGCGCTGAGCGAACGTGCGGTGGCCTTATGCAGCCAGGGCCGCTTGCGCTTCGAGCCCAGCGCCTGGCGCCGCCATGCCGGCCTGCTGCACGAGTTGGGCCGGCGCGACCTGGCGCTGCAGGGCCTGCGTGCGCTGCAGCGCCGAAGCGGCCTGAGCGCCGCCGATCAGGCGGCCACGGCGGCGGCCTTGCTGGGGCTGGGTGTGGGCGCTGGCACGGCCGCCCACCGCCGCGCGGCGGCCAGCATCATCGAGCAGGTGGCCGCGTTCGACGACTTCCCGCTGCGGGCCCGGCTGCTGGCCGCGGCCCAGCCCGGCTGTGAGCCGGCGTTGATCCTGCCTGTGCTGGCCGCGACGGCCGAGACGGCGCGTGACCAGGGCGCGCACGGGCTGTGGCTGTCGGTGCAGGCGCGGCGTGTGGCTGCGCTGCGCGCCGCCGGCCGTGCCGACGAGGCGGCGGAGCAGGCCCGGCTGGCCTGGACCGACCTGGCCGCCGGCCGGCAGGCGATGGACCCGTGGCCCCGCGTGGCTGCTGAACTGAGCGCTGCACTTCACGCTTCAGCGCCCGAGCTGGCCCAGACCCTTGCGGAACGCACCCTGGCCTGGATGCAGCAGGCCGCCGCCAGCCTGCCGCCGGCCTGGCAGGCGACGTATCTGGGCCGCGCACCGGCGCTGCAGGTGCTGCCGCTGCGGCCAGCGCTGGCTTTGCCGCCGGCTGCGCCCCAGCGCTGCTGA
- a CDS encoding NAD(P)/FAD-dependent oxidoreductase, producing MTNETLRTDVLVLGGGLMGTATAFFLRQRHGRSVALLERELIGRQASGTNFGNVRRQGRALEQMPLANRAREVWGRVKPLLGEDLEFVPYGHLRCCYTEQQAAKLEQHARDVAPLGLKLELFTRQQLQQRWGIFAPEVVAGSLSPEDGHANPRLAGPAFGRAAARLGAHIQEHAEVVHVEREAGDFVAHTADGRRFRAAQLLVACGAWSNRIASLFGETVPLEARGPQMGVTEPLPYAIGPSIGVSTPVEHEGLYFRQIRRGNIVFGGGLKGPADAAHVRAYVKPDNILRQMRELRRFVPAFAHVQLIRVWSGIEGYTADWAPVMGPSARVPGLHYAFGFNGEGFAISPGVGDVMAELLATGRTSTPIEPFHIGRFAKAQAGSLVAA from the coding sequence ATGACGAACGAGACCCTGCGCACCGACGTGCTGGTGCTGGGCGGCGGCCTGATGGGCACCGCCACCGCCTTCTTCCTGCGCCAGCGGCATGGCCGCTCGGTCGCGCTGCTGGAGCGTGAGCTGATCGGCCGCCAGGCCAGCGGCACCAACTTCGGCAACGTGCGCCGCCAGGGCCGCGCGCTGGAGCAGATGCCGCTGGCCAACCGCGCCCGCGAGGTGTGGGGCCGCGTCAAGCCGCTGCTGGGCGAGGACCTGGAGTTCGTGCCCTACGGCCACCTGCGCTGCTGCTACACCGAGCAGCAGGCCGCCAAGCTGGAACAGCATGCGCGCGACGTGGCGCCGCTGGGCCTGAAGCTCGAACTCTTCACCCGCCAGCAGCTGCAGCAGCGCTGGGGCATCTTCGCGCCCGAGGTGGTGGCAGGCTCCCTGTCGCCCGAAGACGGCCATGCCAACCCGCGGCTGGCCGGCCCCGCCTTCGGCCGCGCCGCGGCGCGGCTGGGCGCCCACATCCAAGAGCATGCCGAGGTGGTGCATGTGGAGCGTGAAGCCGGCGACTTCGTGGCCCACACCGCCGACGGCCGGCGCTTTCGCGCCGCGCAGCTGCTGGTGGCCTGCGGCGCCTGGTCCAACCGCATCGCCAGCCTGTTCGGCGAGACGGTGCCGCTGGAAGCCCGCGGCCCGCAGATGGGCGTGACCGAGCCGCTGCCGTATGCCATCGGGCCGTCGATCGGCGTCTCCACCCCGGTGGAACATGAAGGGCTGTATTTCCGCCAGATCCGGCGCGGCAACATCGTCTTCGGCGGCGGCCTCAAGGGCCCGGCCGATGCGGCCCATGTGCGGGCCTACGTCAAGCCCGACAACATCCTGCGGCAGATGCGCGAGCTGCGCCGCTTCGTGCCGGCCTTTGCCCACGTGCAGCTGATCCGCGTGTGGAGCGGCATCGAGGGCTACACCGCCGACTGGGCGCCGGTGATGGGCCCCAGCGCCCGCGTGCCCGGCCTGCACTATGCCTTCGGCTTCAACGGCGAGGGCTTCGCCATCAGCCCCGGCGTGGGCGACGTGATGGCCGAACTGCTGGCCACCGGCCGTACCAGCACGCCGATCGAGCCCTTCCACATCGGGCGCTTCGCGAAGGCGCAGGCGGGGAGCCTGGTGGCGGCGTGA